A genomic stretch from Halopiger aswanensis includes:
- a CDS encoding DNA polymerase II large subunit, whose protein sequence is MREEDEQYFQTLESRLDEAFDVAETAKQRGADPKPEVEIPTARDMADRVENILGIDGVAERVRELEGEMSREEAALELAEDFAEGRVGDYETKAGKVEGAVRTAVALLTEGVVAAPIEGIDKVEILENDDGTEFVNVYYAGPIRSAGGTAQALSVLVADYTRALVGIDQYKARDDEIERYAEEIALYDKETGLQYTPKDKETKFIAKHMPIMLDGEATGDEEVSGFRDLERVDTNSARGGMCLVMAEGIALKAPKIQRYTRNLEEVDWPWLQDLIDGTYYDDAGDEESDDEADDADEESADDGDDADAEGADDGSESDEPQGPPRVDKSKKFLRDLIAGRPVFSHPCAHGGFRLRYGRARNHGFATAGVHPAAMHLVDDFLATGTQIKTERPGKAAGVVPVDSIEGPTVKLANGDVRRIDDPEDALEIRNGVEKILDLGEYLVNYGEFVENNHPLAPASYTYEWWVQDLEEAGVDVQALKDDPRIDLEFPDPEEALEWALEYDAPLHPEYTYLWHDISVDAFCDLAAAVAEGRIEEDGDGSVNGNGDDSILVLEHDEAVADALETVVIEHRQRESEDRIEIDDWRPFVRTVGCELRQAVADGAALEPDPEGRGEEPEPDPEAPTVELERTWSDDDLSERARTWGHDEEGDNAIEAVNEVAPFEVRERAPTRIGNRMGRPEKSESRDLSPAVHTLFPIGEAGGTQRNVADAAKHAETMSDTPGVVEVQVGRQRCPDCDAETFKNRCPDCNARTEPDYRCPDCDQSLEPDDAGRVECDRCEVEGTCVESREIDVNDEFRSALESVGERENAFDILKGVKGLSSTNKIPEPIEKGVLRAKHDVSAFKDGTVRYDMTDLPVTAVRASELDVDVGQLQALGYDEDIHGEPLTHEDQLVELKVQDIVLSDGAAEHMMKTADFIDDLLEQYYGLEPFYEIEDRQDLVGELVFGMAPHTSAATVGRVIGFTSAAVGYAHPYFHAAKRRNCDGDEDCVMLLLDGLLNFSKSFLPDKRGGKMDAPLVMSSRIDPSEIDDEAHNMDIVSQYPREFYEATREQADPEEVDIQIAEETLGTDREYTGFEHTHDTTDIAMGPDLSAYKTLGSMMEKMDAQLELSRKLEAVDETDVAERVIEYHFLPDLIGNLRAFSRQETRCLDCGEKFRRMPLTGECRECGGQVNLTVHQGSVNKYMQTAIQVAEEYDCRDYTKQRLEVLERSLESIFENDKNKQSGIEDFM, encoded by the coding sequence ATGCGCGAGGAAGACGAGCAGTACTTCCAGACGCTCGAATCTCGCCTCGACGAGGCCTTCGACGTGGCAGAGACGGCCAAACAGCGCGGTGCCGACCCGAAACCCGAGGTCGAGATTCCGACCGCGCGGGACATGGCCGACCGCGTCGAGAACATCCTCGGGATCGACGGCGTCGCCGAACGCGTCCGCGAACTCGAGGGCGAGATGTCCCGCGAGGAAGCAGCGCTCGAACTCGCCGAGGACTTCGCCGAGGGTCGTGTGGGCGACTACGAGACCAAAGCCGGGAAGGTCGAGGGCGCCGTCCGTACTGCGGTCGCCCTACTGACCGAGGGCGTCGTCGCCGCCCCCATCGAGGGGATCGACAAGGTCGAAATCCTCGAGAACGACGACGGCACCGAGTTCGTCAACGTCTACTACGCGGGACCGATCCGCTCGGCGGGTGGTACCGCGCAGGCCCTCTCCGTGCTCGTGGCGGACTACACCCGCGCGCTCGTGGGCATCGACCAGTACAAGGCCCGCGACGACGAGATCGAGCGCTACGCCGAGGAAATTGCCCTTTACGACAAGGAGACCGGTCTCCAGTACACGCCCAAGGACAAGGAGACGAAGTTCATCGCGAAGCACATGCCGATCATGCTGGACGGCGAAGCGACGGGCGACGAAGAGGTGTCGGGCTTTCGCGACTTGGAGCGGGTCGACACCAACAGCGCCCGCGGCGGGATGTGTCTCGTCATGGCCGAAGGGATCGCCCTGAAGGCCCCGAAGATCCAGCGCTACACCCGCAATCTCGAGGAGGTCGACTGGCCGTGGCTGCAGGATCTGATCGACGGCACCTACTACGACGATGCGGGCGACGAGGAAAGCGACGACGAGGCCGACGACGCCGACGAGGAATCCGCCGATGACGGGGACGATGCAGATGCCGAGGGCGCCGACGACGGTTCCGAATCCGACGAACCGCAGGGTCCCCCGCGCGTCGACAAATCGAAGAAGTTCCTCCGGGACCTGATCGCCGGCCGGCCGGTCTTTTCCCACCCCTGCGCTCACGGTGGGTTCCGCCTGCGCTACGGCCGCGCGCGCAATCACGGCTTCGCGACCGCCGGCGTCCACCCCGCCGCGATGCACCTGGTCGACGACTTCCTCGCGACCGGGACTCAGATCAAGACCGAACGGCCCGGCAAAGCGGCGGGGGTCGTCCCCGTCGACTCCATCGAGGGCCCGACCGTCAAACTCGCCAACGGCGACGTGCGCCGGATCGATGACCCCGAGGACGCCCTTGAAATCCGAAACGGCGTCGAGAAGATCCTGGACCTCGGGGAGTACCTGGTCAACTACGGCGAGTTCGTCGAGAACAACCACCCGCTCGCGCCGGCCTCCTACACCTACGAGTGGTGGGTACAGGACCTCGAGGAAGCCGGTGTGGACGTCCAAGCCCTGAAAGACGACCCTCGAATCGACCTCGAGTTCCCCGACCCCGAGGAGGCCCTCGAGTGGGCCCTCGAGTACGACGCCCCGCTCCATCCCGAGTACACCTACCTCTGGCACGACATCTCGGTCGACGCCTTCTGCGACCTCGCGGCGGCGGTCGCCGAGGGACGAATCGAGGAGGACGGCGACGGCAGCGTGAACGGTAACGGGGACGACAGCATCCTCGTCCTCGAGCACGACGAGGCGGTCGCAGACGCACTCGAGACCGTCGTCATCGAGCACCGCCAGCGCGAAAGCGAGGACCGCATCGAAATCGACGACTGGCGGCCGTTCGTTCGCACGGTCGGCTGCGAGCTCCGGCAGGCGGTCGCCGACGGGGCCGCGCTCGAGCCGGATCCGGAGGGTCGCGGGGAGGAGCCCGAACCCGACCCCGAGGCGCCGACCGTCGAACTCGAGCGTACCTGGAGCGACGACGACCTCTCCGAGCGGGCCCGCACCTGGGGCCACGACGAGGAAGGCGACAACGCCATCGAGGCGGTCAACGAGGTCGCCCCGTTCGAGGTTCGCGAGCGCGCACCCACCCGAATCGGGAACCGAATGGGCCGCCCGGAGAAGTCCGAGAGCCGGGATCTAAGTCCCGCCGTCCACACCCTGTTCCCGATCGGCGAGGCCGGCGGCACGCAGCGCAACGTCGCCGACGCGGCCAAACACGCCGAGACGATGTCCGATACGCCGGGCGTCGTCGAAGTGCAGGTCGGCCGCCAGCGCTGTCCGGACTGCGACGCGGAGACGTTCAAGAACCGCTGTCCGGACTGCAACGCCCGAACCGAGCCCGACTACCGCTGTCCGGACTGCGACCAATCGCTCGAGCCCGACGACGCCGGTCGCGTCGAGTGCGACCGCTGCGAGGTCGAGGGGACCTGCGTCGAATCCCGCGAGATCGACGTCAACGACGAGTTCCGCAGCGCCTTAGAGTCGGTCGGTGAACGCGAGAACGCCTTCGACATTCTGAAAGGCGTCAAGGGGCTCTCCTCGACGAACAAGATCCCCGAACCGATCGAGAAGGGCGTTCTGCGGGCGAAACACGACGTCTCGGCGTTCAAGGACGGCACCGTCCGCTACGACATGACCGACCTCCCTGTAACGGCGGTTCGGGCCAGCGAACTCGACGTCGACGTCGGCCAACTGCAGGCGCTCGGCTACGACGAGGACATCCACGGCGAGCCGCTGACCCACGAGGACCAGCTGGTCGAGCTGAAAGTGCAGGACATCGTTCTCTCGGACGGCGCCGCCGAGCACATGATGAAAACGGCGGATTTCATCGACGACCTCTTAGAGCAGTACTACGGCCTCGAGCCGTTCTACGAGATCGAGGATCGCCAGGACCTCGTGGGCGAACTCGTCTTCGGCATGGCGCCCCACACGAGCGCCGCAACTGTCGGACGTGTGATCGGTTTCACCAGTGCAGCCGTTGGGTACGCTCATCCGTACTTCCACGCCGCGAAGCGTCGCAATTGCGACGGCGACGAGGACTGCGTCATGCTGCTTCTCGACGGACTTCTCAACTTCAGTAAGTCTTTCTTGCCGGACAAGCGCGGTGGCAAGATGGACGCCCCCCTCGTCATGTCCTCCCGCATCGATCCCTCCGAGATCGACGACGAGGCCCACAACATGGACATCGTCTCGCAGTATCCCCGCGAGTTCTACGAGGCCACCCGCGAGCAGGCCGACCCCGAGGAGGTCGACATCCAGATCGCCGAGGAGACGCTCGGAACCGACCGCGAGTACACCGGCTTCGAGCATACCCACGACACCACCGACATCGCGATGGGCCCCGACCTCTCCGCCTACAAGACGCTGGGCTCGATGATGGAGAAGATGGACGCCCAACTGGAACTCTCGCGGAAACTCGAGGCCGTCGACGAGACCGACGTCGCCGAGCGGGTCATCGAGTACCACTTCCTGCCGGACCTGATCGGCAACTTGCGGGCCTTCTCGCGGCAGGAAACCCGGTGTCTCGACTGCGGCGAGAAGTTCCGCCGGATGCCCCTGACCGGCGAGTGTCGGGAGTGTGGCGGCCAGGTCAACCTCACCGTCCACCAGGGTTCGGTGAACAAGTACATGCAGACCGCGATTCAGGTCGCCGAGGAGTACGACTGTCGCGACTACACGAAACAGCGGTTGGAGGTCTTAGAGCGCTCGCTCGAGAGCATCTTCGAGAACGACAAGAACAAACAATCAGGCATCGAGGACTTCATGTGA
- a CDS encoding ABC transporter permease produces the protein MGLLRYTTYRFAQAIPVLIGISVITFVLANMTPGDPIRLMVQGQEVDAETIAQLEARYGLDRPLHERYLDYMAGLVQGDMGHSFHRNRPVSDLIARRIGPTLMLVLSAYAFALVTSIPLGILAAKRRNEPFDHVSRIVALIGVSTPSFWIGIMLILLFGVQLGWLPSSDLVYPWWPPETYGHDGYVEHAVETLRHLLLPMIALGTLQMATLMRVERTQMIDSLQGEYVKLARAYGVPEGTILRKHAFQVAQLPIITIVGLNLSTALGGAVLTEFVFNINGLGRLFYEAIVQLDYQLIMGITMIIATMFVIGVIITDIAYAYIDPRVTYGEAE, from the coding sequence ATGGGACTACTCCGCTACACGACCTACCGATTCGCGCAGGCGATCCCCGTCCTGATCGGGATCTCGGTCATCACGTTCGTCCTCGCGAACATGACGCCGGGCGACCCGATCAGGCTGATGGTGCAGGGTCAGGAGGTCGACGCCGAAACGATCGCGCAACTCGAGGCCCGCTACGGCCTCGACAGGCCGCTCCACGAGCGGTACCTCGATTACATGGCCGGGCTCGTGCAGGGCGACATGGGTCACAGCTTCCACCGGAACCGCCCCGTCTCCGACCTGATCGCTCGGCGGATCGGCCCGACGCTGATGCTGGTGCTGTCGGCGTACGCGTTCGCGCTCGTCACGTCGATTCCGCTCGGCATCCTCGCGGCCAAGCGGCGAAACGAGCCGTTCGACCACGTCTCGCGGATCGTCGCGCTGATCGGCGTGAGCACGCCCTCGTTCTGGATCGGCATCATGCTGATCCTGCTGTTCGGCGTCCAACTGGGCTGGCTCCCGTCGTCGGACCTGGTCTACCCCTGGTGGCCGCCGGAGACGTACGGGCACGACGGCTACGTCGAGCACGCGGTCGAGACGCTCCGGCACCTGCTGTTGCCGATGATCGCGCTGGGGACCCTGCAGATGGCGACGCTGATGCGCGTCGAGCGCACGCAGATGATCGACTCGCTGCAGGGCGAATACGTCAAGCTCGCGCGGGCCTACGGCGTCCCCGAGGGCACGATCCTGCGCAAGCACGCGTTTCAGGTCGCCCAGTTGCCGATCATCACGATCGTCGGGCTCAACCTGTCGACGGCGCTGGGCGGCGCGGTACTGACCGAGTTCGTCTTCAACATCAACGGCCTCGGGCGACTGTTCTACGAGGCGATCGTCCAGTTAGATTACCAACTCATCATGGGTATCACGATGATCATCGCGACGATGTTCGTGATCGGCGTCATCATCACCGACATCGCCTACGCGTACATCGATCCGCGCGTCACGTACGGGGAGGCTGAATAG
- a CDS encoding ABC transporter substrate-binding protein, whose product MGYQSPTSTRRRVLAAGGAVSAAVIAGCIGEEDGGNGNGDGNSTADISDYQYEREEPDDEEAARSSSLEFLQPAERDEDFDPVVSFDSYSMQVANLVFDGLYEWDDEMTLEPKIADGMPEEEDGTTYVFQIQEGIEFHNGDEVTASDVAHSFTAPVEEETQNAATYAMIESAEPIDDYSLEVSLEHEYGPFTMMTMGVNVVPEDVRTEDREAFNTDPIGSGPYQFADFQPGEYVELERWDDYWDDPQPYVQTIRFEAAPDDANRVAQVLAGDTDVIDTVPATEWDEVESEDGVRIHGTRSPSYMYLAFNCNEGQTTDPDVRRAVAHSFSMQQFVEDHLGAAADALVSPIPELTNEAGGWEFPTDEWADQMPEYDPDQAEQLLNDAGVPDDWSPRIIAPEGGPREALAERIGSRLTEVGYGADVQGMSFATLVDTYVTGNADDYEMYLLGWTGGPDPDVYYYNLFHESQEGVGQGHFYEGQGEFHDNILAARESADKEERRDLYVSVTEEVLEYLPVLPAYSEHNTMAAREQVKDLHAHPEVSYNPRIVSDYQNTWIDG is encoded by the coding sequence ATGGGATATCAGTCACCGACTTCGACTCGCCGTCGAGTACTGGCCGCCGGTGGGGCGGTCTCGGCGGCGGTCATCGCAGGGTGCATCGGTGAGGAGGACGGCGGTAACGGGAACGGTGATGGGAACAGCACCGCCGACATCAGCGACTACCAGTACGAGCGCGAGGAGCCCGACGACGAGGAGGCGGCCCGCAGCAGTTCCCTCGAGTTCCTCCAGCCCGCCGAGCGGGACGAGGACTTCGACCCCGTCGTCTCCTTCGACTCCTACAGCATGCAGGTCGCGAACCTCGTGTTCGACGGCCTCTACGAGTGGGACGACGAGATGACGCTCGAGCCGAAGATCGCCGACGGGATGCCCGAGGAGGAGGACGGCACGACCTACGTCTTCCAGATTCAGGAAGGAATCGAGTTCCACAACGGCGACGAGGTGACCGCCTCGGACGTGGCCCACTCCTTCACGGCGCCCGTCGAGGAGGAAACCCAGAACGCGGCGACGTACGCGATGATCGAGTCGGCCGAGCCGATCGACGATTACTCGCTCGAGGTGAGCCTCGAGCACGAGTACGGCCCCTTTACCATGATGACGATGGGCGTCAACGTCGTCCCGGAGGACGTCCGGACCGAGGACAGGGAGGCCTTCAACACCGATCCGATCGGCTCGGGTCCCTACCAGTTCGCGGACTTCCAGCCCGGCGAGTACGTCGAACTCGAGCGCTGGGACGACTACTGGGATGATCCCCAGCCCTACGTCCAGACGATCCGGTTCGAGGCGGCGCCGGACGACGCGAACCGCGTCGCGCAGGTGCTGGCAGGCGATACGGACGTCATCGACACGGTGCCGGCCACGGAGTGGGACGAGGTCGAGAGCGAGGACGGCGTCCGGATCCACGGGACCCGGAGTCCGTCGTACATGTACCTCGCCTTCAACTGCAACGAGGGCCAGACGACGGATCCGGACGTCAGACGGGCCGTCGCCCACTCGTTCTCGATGCAGCAGTTCGTCGAGGACCACCTCGGGGCCGCGGCCGACGCGCTCGTGAGCCCGATTCCGGAACTGACCAACGAAGCGGGCGGCTGGGAGTTCCCCACGGACGAGTGGGCGGACCAGATGCCCGAGTACGATCCCGACCAGGCCGAGCAACTGCTCAACGACGCGGGCGTCCCGGACGATTGGTCACCCCGGATCATCGCCCCCGAGGGCGGCCCGCGCGAGGCGCTTGCCGAACGGATCGGCTCCCGGCTCACCGAGGTCGGCTACGGGGCGGACGTCCAGGGCATGTCGTTCGCGACGCTCGTCGACACCTACGTGACCGGCAACGCCGACGACTACGAGATGTACCTGCTGGGCTGGACCGGCGGCCCGGACCCCGACGTCTACTACTACAACCTCTTCCACGAGAGCCAGGAGGGCGTCGGCCAGGGCCACTTCTACGAGGGGCAGGGCGAGTTCCACGACAACATCCTCGCGGCCCGCGAGAGCGCCGACAAGGAGGAGCGCCGAGACCTGTACGTTAGCGTCACCGAAGAAGTTCTCGAGTACCTGCCGGTGTTGCCGGCCTACTCGGAGCACAACACGATGGCCGCCCGCGAGCAAGTCAAGGACCTGCACGCGCACCCGGAGGTGAGCTACAACCCGCGCATTGTCTCGGACTACCAGAATACCTGGATCGACGGTTGA
- a CDS encoding PPC domain-containing DNA-binding protein: MDYREVETTAEYVARLETGADWRAEIESLADDVEADAAWFTALGAVQDAELWFYDQDECEYYPIEFDEPLEVASCVGNVSWLDDERFAHTHAVLSDDEGTTYAGHLNEATIWAGEVHMRVFEDPLEREYDETTELDLWL, encoded by the coding sequence ATGGATTATCGCGAGGTCGAGACGACGGCCGAGTACGTGGCCCGTCTCGAGACGGGGGCCGACTGGCGGGCCGAGATCGAATCGCTCGCCGACGACGTCGAGGCCGACGCGGCGTGGTTTACCGCGCTCGGCGCCGTGCAGGACGCGGAACTCTGGTTCTACGATCAAGACGAGTGCGAGTACTACCCGATCGAGTTCGACGAGCCGCTCGAGGTGGCCAGTTGCGTGGGCAACGTCTCGTGGCTGGACGACGAGCGGTTCGCCCACACCCACGCCGTGCTCTCCGACGACGAGGGCACGACCTACGCGGGCCACCTGAACGAGGCGACGATCTGGGCCGGCGAGGTTCACATGCGCGTCTTCGAGGACCCCCTCGAGCGCGAGTACGACGAGACGACCGAACTGGACCTCTGGCTCTGA